The Herbaspirillum sp. DW155 genomic interval GGCCGCTCGACCGGGGCGCACCTGCATTTCGAGGTGCGTATCCGCGGCATTGCCCAGGATCCGCGCAAGTTCCTGGCGCTGGGCGCCACCGGCGGCAATCAGCCCAAGCAGTTGCCGGTCTTCGTGGCAGGTCACTGAGCAGCGTCGGGCGGGCGTTTCCGGCTTGGCAAGCGGTCTGAAAGCCGCATTCCTGGCAAATTGTTGCATACCGGATAAGCCCGGCATGACGGTTTCAGCCAAATTCCGGCTTCCCATTGAAACCTTGTAAACACGCCCGATCTAAAGCGAACGCGGCGCGAGGCCTTTCGTCAAGCCAATGCAGGGGGCCTGCGTGCTAAAATCCGTGGTTCATTTTCGGGCGTGGCCGGCTGGAACCCGGCGGCCGGGAGCCCAACGTCACTCTGCCGGATCGTTCATCGGCGCTTTTATAGAATCCAAGCATGTCATTCCTGACCAAGATTTTCGGCAGCCGTAACCAGCGACTGCTCAAACAATATCAAAAAATCGTCCGCCAGATTAATGCGCTGGAGCCCTCGGTCGAGAAGCTGACCGACGCCGAACTGCAAGCCAAGACGCCCGAATTCAAGCAACGCATCGCCGGCGGCGAGACGCTCGACGCGATCCTGCCGGAAGCCTTTGCGGTTTGCCGCGAAGCTTCCCGCCGCGTGCTCAAGATGCGCCACTTCGACGTGCAGCTGATCGGCGGCATGGCGCTGCACTTCGGCAAAATCGCCGAAATGCGCACCGGTGAGGGCAAGACCCTGATGGCGACCCTGCCAGCCTACCTCAATGCACTCGCCGGCAAGGGCGTCCACGTAGTGACCGTCAACGACTACCTGGCCCAGCGCGATGCCGAAGACATGGGCCGCCTCTACAGCTGGCTGGGCCTGACCACCGGCGTGAACCTGTCGCAGATGGAACACGACGTCAAGCAGGAAGCCTACGCCGCCGACATCACCTACGGTACCAACAACGAATTCGGTTTCGACTACCTGCGCGACAACATGGTCTTCGACGCCGACGACCGCGTGCAGCGCGCCCTGAACTTCGCCATCGTCGACGAAGTGGACTCCATCCTCATCGACGAAGCGCGTACCCCGCTGATCATCTCCGGTCAGGCCGAGAATCACACCGAGCTGTATCACAAGATGAACGCCGTGCCGCCGCTGCTGACCCTGCAGATCGGCGAGGAAACCCCGGACGGCAAGGGCAAGATCGAAGTCCCCGGTGACTACACCAAGGACGAGAAGAGCCACCAGGTGCTGCTGACCGAAGCCGGTCACGACAAGGCCGAGGAAATCCTGACCCAGATGGGCCTGCTGCCCGAAGGCGCTTCGCTCTATGACGCCGCCAACATCACCCTGATCCACCACCTGTACGCCGCCCTGCGCGCGCACACCCTGTATCACCGCGACCAGCATTACGTGGTGCAGAACGGTGAAGTGGTGATCGTCGACGAATTCACTGGCCGCCTGATGACCGGCCGCCGCTGGTCCGATGGCCTGCACCAGGCGGTCGAAGCCAAGGAAGGCGTGAAGATCCAGAACGAGAACCAGACCCTGGCCTCGATCACCTTCCAGAACTACTTCCGCATGTACGCCAAGCTGTCCGGCATGACCGGTACCGCCGATACCGAAGCCTACGAATTCCAGGAAATCTATCACCTGGAAACCGTGGTGATCCCGCCCAACCGTCCCAATGCCCGCAAGGACCGCCAGGATCAGGTCTACAAGACCGCGCAAGAGAAGTACATGGCCATGCTCAAGGACATCCAGGACTGCTACGAGCGCGGCCAGCCGGTGCTGGTGGGCACCACCTCGATCGAGAACTCGGAACTGCTCTCGGGCATCCTGACCAAGGCCAAGCTGCCGCACAACGTGTTGAACGCCAAGCAGCACGCGCGTGAAGCGGAGATCGTGGCACAGGCCGGCCGTCCCAAGATGATCACCATCGCCACCAACATGGCCGGCCGCGGTACCGACATCGTGCTGGGCGGCAACGTGGGCAAGCAGATCCAGCTGATCGAGGCCGATGAATCCCTGTCGGATGCCGACAAGGCCGCCAAGTCCCAGCAACTGCGCGACGAATGGCAGTCCCTGCACGACCACGTCGTCAATGCCGGCGGCCTGCACATCATCGGTACTGAGCGTCACGAATCGCGCCGGGTGGACAACCAGCTGCGTGGCCGTTCCGGCCGCCAGGGCGATCCGGGTTCCTCGCGCTTCTACCTGTCGCTGGACGATGCACTGCTGCGCATTTTCGCCGGCGACCGCGTGCGCGCCATCATGGACCGCCTGAAGATGCCCGAAGGCGAACCCATCGAAGCCGGTATCGTGACCCGCTCCATCGAATCGGCCCAGCGCAAGGTAGAAGCCCGCAACTTCGACATCCGCAAGCAGTTGCTGGAATACGATGACGTCGCCAACGACCAGCGCAAGGTCATCTACCAGCAGCGCAACGAACTGCTGGAGTCGGCCGAGATGGCCGAGATGATCGCCTCGCTGCGCGATGGCGTCTTCACCGACCTGTTCCGCGAATACGTGCCGGCCGAGTCGATGGAAGAGCAGTGGGACATCCCCGGCCTGCAAGCCGTGCTCAAGAACGAGTGGCAGCTGGATGTCGATCTGGAGGGCATGCTCAAGGCCGAACCCGACATGGCCGACGACGACCTGCTGGAGCGCCTGCTCGCCGCCGCCAGGGAGGCCTACGAATCCAAGGTGGCCGTGGTCGGCGTGGACGCCTTCGCCGGTTTCGAGCGCAGTGTCATGCTGCAGAGCATCGACAACCACTGGCGCGAACACCTGGCCGCACTGGACCACCTGCGCCAGGGCATCCACCTGCGCGGCTATGCGCAGAAGAACCCCAAGCAGGAATACAAGCGCGAAGCGTTTGAGCTGTTCGCCCAGATGCTGGACCTGATCAAGAACGAAGTCATCAAGGTCGTCATGACCGTGCGCATCCAGAGCCGCGAAGAAATCGAAGCGGCCGAGGAAAGCATGTCCGGTGGCTCGCCCATCAACGTCAACTACCAGCACGCCGACTTCGACCCCGAGGCCGCACCGGAAGAACTGCTGGCACCGACCGCCCAGGCCGGTACAGAAGACGGTTCGGAATACCCCAAGGTCGGCCGCAACGATCCCTGCCCCTGCGGCAGCGGCAAGAAGTACAAGCAGTGCCACGGCAAGCTGGCGTGAGCCTGAACTGAGCTGACCGGGGTCCGGTTCAGCCGCTTTTTGGCCCGATGTGAAGAGGCTGTCCAATCGCAAGCTTGGACAGCCTTTTTTACATCTGCCAGGTGAAGGCTTCTGCAAAATTTTGCCCGGCTGCCCTTATCATGGCTGCTCCGTCAGTCATCGCCTGCCGCCCAGGAGAACAAGAACATGCCCTTCGCCAAGCTGGTCCGCGCCTTGCCGCGTGCTTTTCTGCGGTTTTCTCTCTCTTCCCGCCTGAGCTGTGCCGCCGCTGCCGTGCTGCTGGCCGGCTGCGCCTCGTCGCCGCTGCCGCAATGGCGCGACAGCGGTCCCGGTTACGCCCCGGTCACGCCCTCCATTGCGGTGACCGATACCAGCGTGCCGGCCGTGGCCATCAGCACCGCCCCGCCCACGCGCGCCGCGCTGGTGGAGGCGGCCAAGGCCGAGTGGGACTTCTTCGGTAACCAGCAGATCGACATGCGCCACGAACCCTTCAGCGCTCCGCGCCTGGGCCTGCTGGAAGATGAAGGCGAGGCCGTCCAGCGGGTGGCCGAATACTGGCATGCGGTGGGCAAGAACCTGACCGGCGCTGACTGCCAGCAAGCCTGGTCGGCCGCCTTCATTTCCTGGCTGATGGTCACGACCAACGTGCCGCCGCAGGATTTCGCCCCCAACGAAACCCACTTCAATTACCTGAGCTTCCTCAAGGAGCGCCAGTCGCGCCCCTCGCCGCAATTCGTGTTGCGTCCGGCCGAGAGCGAGCCGATCGCGCCCGGTGACCTGATCTGCGCGCCGCGCGGCAACAACAACATCACCTCCATCGACGAAATCCGCCCCGGCCTGGCCGGCCATTGCGACATCGTGGTGGAGGTGCATGCCGATGACGGCTGGGCGGGCGTGATCGGTGGCAATGTCTTCAATTCGGTCTCCGAATCGCTGATCTCCGTGGATGCCCGGGGTGTCGCCCAGCCCATTGCGGCGCGCCCGTGGCTGGTGGTGGTCAAGAACCTGCTGCCCTGATACGGAGAGCGCCATGCTGATCCTGGGCAAGCTGCTGCTGGCGCCGCTGTTGCTGGCGCAGGCCAGGCGCCTGCGCAAGACCGCGCTGCGCCTGCCGGAGGCGGCCGGGCCGCGCAGCGGTGTGGAGTTTCCTGCGCTGCGTCCCGAGCTGGTGGCCGAACCGCTGCGCCTGCTGGTGGTGGGCGATTCCTCGGCCGCCGGTGTGGGCGTAGAGCATCAGGAGCAAGCCCTGGCCCAGCCGCTGGCGCGCCATCTGGCGCTGCGTGCCGACCGTCCGGTGGCCTGGCAGCTGGTGGCAAAAAGCGGCGTCAATTCGCTGGAAGCACTGGACCTGCTGGCACGCAGTGAGATCGGCCCGGCCGCCGTGCTGGTGGTGGCGCTGGGGGTGAACGACGTGACCTCGCAGATGCCTCCCAAACGCTACGTGGCCAATCTGCGCCTGCTGTGCGAACGCCTGATGGCGCAGGCGGGGGTGGAGCACATCGTCTTTTCGGGTTTGCCGCCCATGCATCTGTTGCCGGTGGCGCCGCAGCCGCTGCGCTGGTACCTGGGACGGTACGCGCGCAAGCTGGACCGCGCCTTGCGTGACTGGATCGGCGGCGACGCCGCGCTGCGCTACTGCTCGCTGCAATGGGCGCTGCCGCATGAGATGGCCATCGACCGCTTCCATCCCGGTCACGGGCAGTATGCCGAATGGGCCAGGATGAGCGCCGAGATCATCGAAAGCGAGTTCCTGCGTCATCAGCCGGTGACGGAAAGTGTTTAAAATACGCGTTCCGATTTTTACGCTGAAAGCTCGCCATGGCCGTCAATTCCCCGATTCCCGTTCCTTCCGACCTCAAAGCCGTCGCCGGCATCGAACTCGGCCATGCCGAAGCGGGCGTGCGCAAGGCCAATCGCAAGGACGTGCTGGTCATGAAGCTGGCCGAGACCGCCACGGTGGCGGGCGTCTTCACCAAGAACCGTTTCTGTGCCGCCCCGGTGCAGATCTGCCAGGCCAACCTGGCCCAGCTGAGCGCCGGCAAGCCCATCCGCGCCCTGGTGATCAACACCGGCAACGCCAACGCCGGCACCGGTGAAGAAGGCCTGCAGCGCGCCCGGTCGGTCTGCGCCGCGCTGGCCCAGCAGATGGGCGTGGAGCCGCAGCAGATCCTGCCGTTCTCCACCGGCGTGATTCTGGAGCCGCTGCCGGCCGACCGCATCATCGCGGGCCTGCCGCAAGCCATCGGCAACCTCAAGGCCGACAACTGGTTCAACGCGGCCGAGTCCATCATGACCACCGACACCCAGCCCAAGGCTGCTTCGCGCACCCTCACCATCGGCGGCAAGCAAGTGGTGATGACCGGCATCAGCAAGGGCGCCGGCATGATCAAGCCCAACATGGCCACCATGCTGGGTTTCCTGGCCTTCGACGCCAGGCTGCCGCAGGCATTGCTGAACCAGCTGGTCAAGGATGCCGCTGACCACTCCTTCAACTGCATCACCATTGATGGCGATACCTCGACCAACGATTCCTTCATCCTGATGGCCACCGGTGCCGGCGAACTGGAAATCACCAGCGCCGACAGCGACGAGTACAAGCAACTGGCCGCTGCCGTCACCGACCTGTCGCAGAACCTGGCGCACCAGATCGTGCGCGATGGCGAAGGCGCCACCAAGTTCATCGAAGTGGCCGTGGAAGACGGCAAGAGCGTCGAAGAGTGCCGCCAGATCGCCTATTCCATCGGCCACTCGCCGCTGGTCAAGACCGCCTTCTTCGCTTCCGATCCGAACCTGGGCCGCATCCTGGCCGCCATCGGCTACGCCGGCATCGATGATCTGGATGTCTCCAGGATCAACCTGTGGCTGGACGATGTGTGGGTCGCCAAGGATGGTGGCCGCAACCCGGATTACCGCGAAGAAGACGGCCAGCGCGTCATGAAGAAGGCCGAAATCGTGGTGCGCGTGAAGCTGGCGCGCGGCACGGCCAAGGCTTCCATCTGGACTTGCGACCTGTCGCACGATTACGTGTCGATCAACGCCGACTACCGTTCCTGATCGCCTGCTCATGACCCAGTTAGACCAATTCCTGCAGCGTGCCGAAGCCTTGCTGGCACGCGTCGAAGCCATCCTCCCCAATGCCGCCGCCCGTGAACCGGACTGGAATGCCGCCGTCGCCTTCCGCTGGCGCGGCGCCACCGCCCAGCGTCCCGGTTACCTGCAGGCGGTGGGCCATATCTCGCAGATCGCGCTATCCGACCTGCACAATATCGGCCCGCAAAAGGAACAGATCGACCAGAACACCCGCCAGTTCGTCGCCGGCCGTCCGGCCAACAACGTGCTGCTGACCGGTGCGCGCGGCACCGGCAAGTCTTCGCTCATCAAGGCTTGCCTGAACCAGTATGCCGACCAGGGCCTGCGCCTCATCGAAGTGGACAAGGACGACCTGCACGACCTGCAGGACATCGTGGAGCTGGTGGCTTCGCGTCCGGAGCGCTTCATCGTCTTCTGCGATGACTTGTCCTTCGAGGAAGGCGAGGGCGGCTACAAGGCCCTGAAGGTGGCGCTGGACGGCAGCATCGCCGCGCAGTCGGACAACGTGCTGATCTATGCCACCTCCAACCGCCGCCACCTGATGCCGGAGCGTCTCTCCGACAACAGCAGCTACACCCACACCGAGGATGGCGACCTGCATCCCGGCGAGACGGTGGAAGAAAAGATTTCGCTCTCCGAGCGTTTCGGCCTGTGGGTGACTTTCTACCCCTTCAAGCAGGATGATTTCCTGGACATCGTGGCCCACTGGCTGCGCCACTTCGGCTGCAATGAGGCGCAAATCGCCGATGCGCGTGCCGATGCGCTGCGCTGGGCGCTGCAACGCAGTTCGCGCTCGGGCCGCGTGGCCTGGCAGTTTGCGCGCGACTACGCGGGCAAGGCGCAGGCCTGATGAGCGCTGCTTCTGAGTCCGCCGCCAAGCCGGTCGATGTCGCTGTCGGCATCCTGATGCAGCCCAATGGCGACGTGCTGCTGGGCCAGCGTCCGGAGGGCAAGCCCTATGCGGGGTATTGGGAATTCCCCGGCGGCAAGGTCGAGCCGGGCGAAAGCATCTTCGCCGCCTTGCAGCGCGAGTTCAAGGAAGAGCTGGGGATCGAGGTGCTGGACGGCGAGCCCTGGTGCGGCGTCGAGCACGTCTATCCGCATGCCCATGTGCGCCTGCATTTCTATATCAGCCGCCAGTGGCGCGGCGAGCCGCAGAGCCTGGAAGGCCAGGCCTTCGCCTGGCAGGGCAGCGTGGGCGTGGAGCCCTTGCTGCCGGCCACCATCCCGCTGCTCCAGTGGCTGGATCAGCTCAGGTATGGGGACAAAGCCTGAAGATAAGCCGGTTTGAGGCGATATGAAGGAAAAAGCCCGTCATCACTGCACGGGCTTGTCCCCTTCGTCTTCCAGGGGCAGGTTCACTGCGGGGATGGTGTACTTTTCTTCCGCCCAGGCACCCAGGTCGATCTGCTTGCAGCGTTCGGAACAGAAGGGGCGGTACTTGTTCTTCTCGCTCCATTCCACCTTGGTGCCGCAGGTCGGGCAGTCTACGATCGTTGCCATACGTTTTACTTCACTTCATTCGATTCAGATTACAGGTCAAAAGCCGCACAGCGCCAGTTCGAAGGGCACTTCGCCTTCGAAGGAGCGCGGCTTCTCGTCGCCATCCTGCTGGGTGAAACGCACCCACAGCATGTACTTGTTGGCCGAAATCTCGGGGATGGCACCCAGCTCGATGTCGAGCGACAAGCGCAGCATCTGGTAGACCTTGCCTTGCAGCATCTGCTGGTAACTGCCGCCTTCTGCGTTGATTTTCACGGCATGTCCGGATTCCCGCAGCAGGCGCATGACGATGGAGATGGCATCGAACAGCGGGATCAGGGGTGCGAACCAGTTGGAGATATCCTGGAAACGGCGCTCGAACGGATGCTGTTGCCAGGCGTAATAAGCCGGCAGGTCAAATTCGCAGGCGCCGCCCGGGATGATGGTGCGGCCGCGGATGCTCATGAGCCATTCGTTGTCGCGGATGTTCTGGCCGGTCTTGCCCTGGGCGGCCGCGAGGGCGCTGCTGGCCTGGTCGACTTCGGCCAGGATGGCGTTGAGCATCTCGGGCTCGACATTGGGATTGGACTGGTAGGCCAGCAGAATCTGTTTCTGCCGTTCCAGCTCCTGCAGCAGGTCGGACTTGAGGTCGGCGCGTCCGGCGACCTCCAGCATTTCAAAAATGGTGGCAAGGGCGATGTGATGCTGATGCGGGCTTTCCTGGTGCAGGAAGAAGACAAACTTCTCGTAGAGGTCTTCCAGTCGCAACAGCGTGCGAATACGCTCATTGAAAGGGTATTCGTAGACGATCAAAGCATGATCCCTTTATTGGTTGAACCGGACTTGTTAGGCCGCTGACAGGCCGCGTGGGTGCAATAACCTCGTCAACATGTGCAATGTCTGTGATTCTGACCCATGCAGAAGAAAATTACAAATGCAGCCGGCATCAAATGAAGATGCTGTACCGCATCGTATTTGCCCGCCTGCCTGCGCATACTGCCGCGTTGGCAGGGACGGCCCCCAAAGGCTCATGCCCCCTTCGCCAGTTGCAGGTAACGCGCATGCAGCTCGCGTACCTGCGCCGGCAGATCGGCATTGCTGCCGCCGTTGTCGATGACGTCCTGGGCCACCGCCAGCCGCGCCTGGCGGCTGGCCTGGGCGGCCATGATCGCTTCCACTTCCTCGCGCTGCAGGCCGTTGCGCTGCATGACGCGGGCGATCTGCACCTCTTCCGGACAGTCCACCACCAGGATGCGACTGGCGCGTCCGATCCAGGTACCGGACTCCACCAGCAGCGGCACCACGAAGATGATGTAGGGACCGGTGGCAGCCTCGGCTTCACGCACGGTTTCGCTGCGGATCAGCGGATGCAGGATGGCTTCCAGCGCATGGCGTGCAGCAGGATTGCCAAAGACATGCTGGCGCATGTGGGTGCGGTCCATGGCGCCGCGCGCATCGATGAAGGCATCGCCGAAATGATCGCGGATGGGCGCGATGGCCAGGCCCTCCGGTGCGGTCAGGGCATGGGCGATGGCGTCGGTATCGACCAGCGAGGCGCCCAGTTCGCCGAACAGGTTGGCCACGGTGGTCTTGCCGCTGCCGATGCCACCGGTCAGGCCGATGGTGAAGCGTTCAGTCAGAGAAGTCATGAGTCAGAAATCGTAAAGAAGCCGTGTCAGCCAGTGATGGCCCATCAGCAAAGTCAGCATGCCGGCCGCCGCCAGGCAAGGCCCGAAAGGAATGGCCTGGCCGCGCTGGTGGCGCCCCAGGCCCATCAGGGCTGCCCCCAGCACGGCGCCCAGGGCCGAGGCCAGCAGCAGCACCAGCGGCAAGGCTTGCCAGCCCAGCCAGGCACCCAGCGCGGCCATCAGCTTGAAGTCGCCATAGCCGAGTCCCTCCTTGCCGGTGGCCAGCTTGAAGATCCAGAACACCAGCCACAGCGCACCATAGCCGGCCATCGCGCCCAATACTGCATCCTGCAGCGGCACCCCGCCATGCGCGAGATTGACCAGCAGGCCCAGCCACAGCAATGGCAGGGTGAGGTCATCGGGCAGCAGCATGGTTTCGGCATCGATGACGGCCAGCGCGATCAGGAAGGCGGCGCAAGTCATCAGTGCCAGAGCGTGTGTGCCCAACCCGAAGCGCCAGCCCAGCAGCGCAAAGAGCAGCGCCGTCAGCAGTTCCACCAGCGGATAGCGCGCGCTGATGCTGCCCTGGCAGAAGCCGCAGCGTCCGCGCAGCAGCAGCCAGCTCAGCACCGGCACCTTGTGGCGCAGGGCCAGGGGCCGGGCGCAATGCGGGCAGACCGAGGCGGGCAGCCAGAGGTTGTAGCGGGCGCTGTGCGGCAAGGCTTCGCCGCGTTCCTGGGCAACGAAGTTGGCGGTCTCGCGCAGCATCATCAGCGGCAGGCGGTGGATCACCACGTTCAGGAAGCTTCCCACCAGCAGGCCCAGCAGTGCCGCCACAGCGGCCAGGGCCGGGTCGCCGGGGAGGGCCAGGGCATCCAGGAAGGGCATCGTCGCGTCGTTCAGGTTGGGGTTGGTCATCAAGCGCAGCAGGGAAGGCAAGCCTGTGGGCTCACACCACCGCACCCATGCGGAACACCGGCAGGTACATGGCCACCACCAGGCCGCCTATCACCACGCCGAGCACCGCCATGATAACGGGTTCCATCAGGCTGGTGAGGGCGGTGACGGCTTCATCGACCTCGCGCTCGTTGAGCTCGGCGATGCGGGCCAGCATGGCGTCGAGGGCGCCGGCCTCTTCGCCCACGGCCGTCATCTGTACCGCCAGATCGGGAAACACACCCGCAGCCTGCATGGCCGCATGCAGCGAGGCGCCATTGCGCACGGCGTCGCGTACGGCCAGCGAGGCTTCGGCATAGACCACGTTGCCTGCAGCACCGGCCACCGTTTCCAGCGCCTCCACCAGGGCGATGCCCGCGCCGAAGAGGGTGCCGAAGGTACGGCTCCAGCGCGCCAGCGCCGCCTGCCGCAGCAGCCGGCCGAAGATCGGCAGCGACAGGCTCAGGCGCTGCGCCGCCAGCCGTAGCGCGGGATAACGCCGCCACGCCAGCGTCGCCATGATGCCTGCGCTCAGCAAGCCCAGCAGCAACAGCGGACCATGGCGGCCCAGCAGATGCGCCATACCCATCACGATGCGCGTCGGCAAGGGCAGCTCGGCACCGAACTGCTGGAACATCTGCTCGAAGGCCGGTACCACCCACAGCATGATGACCACCGTCACCACTACCGCGACCAGCACCACCGCGCAGGGATAGGCCAGTGCCGCGCGCACCTTGCCCCGCAAGGCCAGCGATTTCTCGCGGTAGAGGGCGATACGCTCCAGCATGCTGTCGAGCATGCCGGCTTCCTCGGCGGCGCGCACCAGATTGCAGAAGAGCGCATCGAACTGCCGTGGATGGCGCGCCAGTGCCGCATGCAGGCTGTCGCCGCGCGCCACGGCTTGCCGCACGTCGGCCAGCAGCACGGCCAGCGCGGTTCTGGCTGCGCCGCGGATGGCGATGTCCAGCGATTGCAGCAGCGGCAGGCCGGCTTGCAGCATGGTGGCGAGCTGGCGGGTGAACAGGGCGATCTGTTTGGCGGTGATGCGTCCGCGCATGATCGGCGTGCTGCTGCTGTCATGCGTGATCTCGCCGGTGCGCCGGCCGTCATCGCGCCGCAGCCGCGCTACCCGCATGCCCTGCTGGCGCAGTCGGGCGCGTGCCTGGGCTTCATCGGCAGCGTTCAGGACGCCGCGCTGCGGGCGGCCGTGGCGGTCCAGCCCCTCCCAGCGGAAGAGGGGGCCGGAAGGCAAGCGCTCAGGTGCAGGCAAGGATCTCTCCCAGGCTGGTTTCGCCGCGCAAGACCTTCAGCAGTCCCGCACGACGCAAGTCGATGATGCCTTCAGCCTGTGCCTGCCGGCCCAGCTCCAGCGTGCCGGCCTGGGCCAGGATGAGCGATTGCATGGCGGCGCTGACCGGCATGACCTGGTAGATCCCGGTGCGTCCGCGAAAGCCGGTCTGGTTGCAGGCCGGGCAGCCATGCGGCACGAAGCTGGCCGACGTGCCACCGGCCGGACGACGGCAGTGGCACAGCCTGCGCACCAGCCGCTGGGCCACGATCAGGCTGACCGAGGCAGCGATGTTGTAGGCCGGCACGCCCATGTTGAGCAGCCGCGTGAGCGTGGCCGGAGCGTCGTTGGTGTGCAGGGTGGAGAGCACCAGATGCCCGGTCTGCGAGGCCTTGACGGCGATGTCGGCGGTTTCCTGGTCGCGGATCTCGCCCACCATCAGCACGTCCGGGTCCTGGCGCAGGAAGGCGCGCAGCGCCAGCGCGAAATCCAGTCCCGCGCGTTCGTTGATGCTGACCTGGTTGATGCCGGGCAGATTGATCTCCACCGGATCCTCGGCGGTGGCGATGTTTACGCCCGGCTGGTTCAGGCGCTGCAGGCAGGCATACAGCGAGACCGTCTTGCCCGAGCCGGTCGGCCCGGTCATCAGCACCAGGCCGTGCGGCTTGCTGATGGCCTGCAGCAGCGCTTCCCGCTGCGCCGGCTCATAACCCAGCTCGGCAATCGACAAGGCGGCCTGGGTGGTATCGAGGATGCGCAGCACGATCTTTTCGCCGAACTGCGTGGGCAGCGTCGAGACGCGGAAGTCCACCGTGCGTGCGCCCAGCGCCAGGCGCATCTTGCCGTCCTGGGGCAGGCGCTTTTCGGCGATATCCAGCCGCGCCAGGATCTTCAGGCGCGTGGCCAGCTTGTCGCGCAGGCTCAGCGGCGGCTGCGCCAGCTCGTGCAGAACGCCATCCACACGCAGGCGCACACGGAAGAGATGTTCAAAGGGTTCGAAATGCAGGTCGGAGGCGCCCATGCCGACCGCATCGGCCAGCAGCTTGTGCAGCAGGCGCACCACCGGAACATCGTCGTCGGCCACGGCCGTGTCGGGAGCTTGCATGGGAGACCTCTCGCGCAGGGGCGCCGCCATGGGGCAACGCGCAGGGAGGGCAAGTCTCCCACGCTCTGCAGCTGGCCGAAAAGCGGGCCAGCGGTTTGCGTGGGTCAAAATCGGCGGAGTTCGATGCGCTGCCGGGGCCGGCACGAGCGTCTTCAGTCCTGCGCGTTCACCTTGGACGGCAGCGCAATGAGCTTGACCATGCGGATGGCCTGGTTCTGCACCTGCACGATCTCGATCACGCAGCCGTCGATCTTGACGGCCACGCTGGCTTCGGGAATGTCCTGCAGGGTTTCCAGCAGCAGGCCGTTGATGGTCTTGGGGCCATCCAGTGGCAGCTTCAGGCCCAGGCGCTTGTTGATGTCGCGTAGCGTGGTGCTGCCTTCGAGCAGGCAGCTGCCGTCCTTGTCCCAGCCGAAGCCTTCACCGGAGGAGCCGGGCGAGGAGGTGGTGAATTCGCCGATCATCTCTTCGATGATGTCTTCCAGCGTCACCAGCCCCTGCACTTCGCCGTATTCATCGACCACGATGCCCAGGCGTTCATGGTTTTCCTGGAAGTATTGCAGCTGGGTGAAGACATCGGTTTCCACCGGCACGTAGTAGGGCGCCGAGAGCAGCGCGCGCAGGTCGTCGTGGGTGATCTCGTCTTCGTGGCGGAACAGCGCCACCGTCTTGCGCACATGCAGGATGCCGACGATGTGGTTGATCTCGCCCTCGAATACCGGCAGCTTGTTGTGATAGCAGGTCGCCAGCTGGTGCAGGATCTCGTCCACCGGGGCGGCCAGGTTCAGGGCCTCGACCTGGGGGCGCGGGGTCATCACGTCTTCCACCGAAATCTTTTCCAGATCGAACAGGTTCAGCAGGATGCTCTTGTGCTTCTGCGGAATGAAGCTGCCGCCTTCGAGCACGATGGAACGCAGCTCTTCGGGGGAAATGCGTTGCTCGGTTGCACGCGCCCCGGTCTTCACGTGCAACACCTTGAGGATGGCCGAGACGAACAGGTTGACGAACCACACC includes:
- a CDS encoding ATP-binding protein, giving the protein MTQLDQFLQRAEALLARVEAILPNAAAREPDWNAAVAFRWRGATAQRPGYLQAVGHISQIALSDLHNIGPQKEQIDQNTRQFVAGRPANNVLLTGARGTGKSSLIKACLNQYADQGLRLIEVDKDDLHDLQDIVELVASRPERFIVFCDDLSFEEGEGGYKALKVALDGSIAAQSDNVLIYATSNRRHLMPERLSDNSSYTHTEDGDLHPGETVEEKISLSERFGLWVTFYPFKQDDFLDIVAHWLRHFGCNEAQIADARADALRWALQRSSRSGRVAWQFARDYAGKAQA
- a CDS encoding type II secretion system F family protein → MPAPERLPSGPLFRWEGLDRHGRPQRGVLNAADEAQARARLRQQGMRVARLRRDDGRRTGEITHDSSSTPIMRGRITAKQIALFTRQLATMLQAGLPLLQSLDIAIRGAARTALAVLLADVRQAVARGDSLHAALARHPRQFDALFCNLVRAAEEAGMLDSMLERIALYREKSLALRGKVRAALAYPCAVVLVAVVVTVVIMLWVVPAFEQMFQQFGAELPLPTRIVMGMAHLLGRHGPLLLLGLLSAGIMATLAWRRYPALRLAAQRLSLSLPIFGRLLRQAALARWSRTFGTLFGAGIALVEALETVAGAAGNVVYAEASLAVRDAVRNGASLHAAMQAAGVFPDLAVQMTAVGEEAGALDAMLARIAELNEREVDEAVTALTSLMEPVIMAVLGVVIGGLVVAMYLPVFRMGAVV
- the yacG gene encoding DNA gyrase inhibitor YacG; the encoded protein is MATIVDCPTCGTKVEWSEKNKYRPFCSERCKQIDLGAWAEEKYTIPAVNLPLEDEGDKPVQ
- the coaE gene encoding dephospho-CoA kinase (Dephospho-CoA kinase (CoaE) performs the final step in coenzyme A biosynthesis.) translates to MTSLTERFTIGLTGGIGSGKTTVANLFGELGASLVDTDAIAHALTAPEGLAIAPIRDHFGDAFIDARGAMDRTHMRQHVFGNPAARHALEAILHPLIRSETVREAEAATGPYIIFVVPLLVESGTWIGRASRILVVDCPEEVQIARVMQRNGLQREEVEAIMAAQASRQARLAVAQDVIDNGGSNADLPAQVRELHARYLQLAKGA
- the zapD gene encoding cell division protein ZapD gives rise to the protein MIVYEYPFNERIRTLLRLEDLYEKFVFFLHQESPHQHHIALATIFEMLEVAGRADLKSDLLQELERQKQILLAYQSNPNVEPEMLNAILAEVDQASSALAAAQGKTGQNIRDNEWLMSIRGRTIIPGGACEFDLPAYYAWQQHPFERRFQDISNWFAPLIPLFDAISIVMRLLRESGHAVKINAEGGSYQQMLQGKVYQMLRLSLDIELGAIPEISANKYMLWVRFTQQDGDEKPRSFEGEVPFELALCGF
- a CDS encoding A24 family peptidase, with the protein product MPFLDALALPGDPALAAVAALLGLLVGSFLNVVIHRLPLMMLRETANFVAQERGEALPHSARYNLWLPASVCPHCARPLALRHKVPVLSWLLLRGRCGFCQGSISARYPLVELLTALLFALLGWRFGLGTHALALMTCAAFLIALAVIDAETMLLPDDLTLPLLWLGLLVNLAHGGVPLQDAVLGAMAGYGALWLVFWIFKLATGKEGLGYGDFKLMAALGAWLGWQALPLVLLLASALGAVLGAALMGLGRHQRGQAIPFGPCLAAAGMLTLLMGHHWLTRLLYDF
- a CDS encoding NUDIX domain-containing protein, with protein sequence MSAASESAAKPVDVAVGILMQPNGDVLLGQRPEGKPYAGYWEFPGGKVEPGESIFAALQREFKEELGIEVLDGEPWCGVEHVYPHAHVRLHFYISRQWRGEPQSLEGQAFAWQGSVGVEPLLPATIPLLQWLDQLRYGDKA